GTATCCGGCCGTACCGAGTCGCACGTGATGCTGGTCGACCTGCGTTCGAAAGGACTGACCGGCAAGGAAGCGGAAGCCATCCTGGGCCAGGCACACATGACCTGCAACAAGAACGGCATCCCGAACGACCCGCAGAAGCCCTTCGTGACTTCCGGCATCCGCCTCGGCAGCCCGGCCTTCACCACCCGCGGCTTCAAGGAAGAGGACGCGACCAAGGTCGGCCACCTGATCGCCGACGTGCTGGACAACCCGCATGACGCCGCGACCATCGAGCGCGTCAAGGCGGAAGTCAAGAAGCTGACCGACAAGTACCCGGTCTACGCAGCATAAAGCGACACGCGCAGCAGCCCGGCAGCCATGAAATGTCCCTTCTGTCAGCATGAAGACACCCAGGTCCTCGATACCCGCGTATCCGAGGAGGGGGACGCTATCCGCCGCCGGCGCCGCTGCGCCCAGTGCGACAAGCGCTTCACGACCTACGAACGGGTCGAACTGTCGATGCCGATCATCGTCAAGAAGAACGGCAGCCGCACCGAATTCGAGTCGAGCAAGCTGCGCGGCAGCCTGATGCTGGCCCTGCGCAAGCGTCCCGTGGCCGCCGGCGCCATCGACGCCGCCATTTCCTCGATCGAGGAAAAGCTGCTCACCAGCGGCCGCCGCGAGGTCGACAGCGTCTACGTCGGCGAACTCGTGATGCAGGAACTCAAGCGTCTCGACAAGATCGCCTACATCCGCTTCGCCTCGGTCTACAAGAACTTCGAAGACCTGGCCGAGTTCCAGGAAGCGATCGCCGAAGTCGGGCCGGGCGCGAAAACCCCCTCCAATTAAAGTTCCGTTTGCAAGCTTGAGCGGCCGCCACGGCCGGCCTGAGCTCGCCTGATAACTTCTGGTCTCCTGAACCGAGACTGGAGGTGCCGTATGCGCGGCCGCCGTGCCCATCCCGCCGTTGCCGGCTTCACCTTGCCGGAGGTGCTGGTGGCCCTGTTCATTGTCGCGCTCGGCGTTGCCGGGGCCGCGGCCGTGCAGGCGGTGGCCGTGCGTGTCGCGAGCGAGACGGCGCACCTGTCCGACGGCATGCGGCTGGCCGCTTCGCTGGCCCAGCGCATGCGCGCGAATCCGGCCGCGATGGCGCTGCCCGATGCCGCCAATCCCTATCTCCAGTTCGATGCCGGGGCCGGCGCACCCGTCGCCGCGGCCGATCCCTGCTACGGCGACGCCGACTGCGCGCCGGCCCAGCTGGCGGGCTTCGACCTGGCCGAAACCGCGGCCCTGCTGGCCAGCCGCTTTCCGCGCGGACGCATGCGGGTCTGCCGCGACGCCCAGCAGACGGACGCGGCGGGCGTGCTGGCCTGGACCTGCAGCGACGACCCTGGCGCCCCGGTCACGATCAAGCTGGGCTGGCGCACCAGGCCGGACGATCCGGATGCGCCGGCCGTGTTCCTGACGCTCGGGGCGGGGGCGCCATGAGCCGTCCGCCGCATCTGCATCCAAGGCTGCACCCACGGCTGCGCCAGGCCGGCCTGACCCTGCCCGAGATGATGGTGGCGATCGCCATCGGCCTGGCGGTCGTGCTGGCCGCGGTCCGGCTGCTGGGGCTGGCCAATGCCGCCTACGCCGCCCAGGCCGAGAGCGCCGCCCTCGAGGAAGCCGGCCGCGAGGCCCTGGACATCGTCGGCCGCGCGGTGCGCCAGGCCGCCCACGCCGACCCCATGCAGCTCGACCTGTCGGCGCCGCCTGGCGTGCTGCCGGCCCGGCTGGCGGGGCTCGACGCGCATTCGCTCGGCGGCGCGACGGCCGGCATCGCCGTGCCGCTGGCGGCCGTCGCCAACGGCAGCGACGTGCTGGCGGTGCGCTTTCCCGGCGCCGGCGCCGGATCGGGCGACGGCAGCGTGACCGACTGCGCCGGCTTTTCCGTCGCGGCCGGCGAGGAGGGCTGGAGCATTTTTTATGTGGCGAAGAATGCTGCCGGCGAGGCCGAACTGCGCTGCAAGTACCGCGGCGCCGCCAACTGGAGCGCGGACGCGGTGGTGGCTGGCGTCGACAGCTTCCAGGTGCTGTACGGCATCGATACCGACACCCCGCGCGACGGCGCCGCCAACCGCTACGTGAACGCCGACGCGATCCGGGCGCTGGATGCGGCCCTCGGCGCCGGCCTGGCGCCCGCGGAGTTCAATCGCCGTACGTGGTGGAAGCGCGTGGTCAGCGTGCGCGTCGGCCTGCTGCTGCACGGCGCGCGGCCGACCCGGCGCGACAGCGCAAGCCAGGAATTCCAGCTGTTCGGCGCGCTGCACGCGGCCGGCGCCGCCGCCGCCGACCAGGGCACGGTGCTGCGCGAAGACGCCTTGCCGGACAGCCTGCGGCGGCGCGAGCGGCGGCTGTTCTCGGCCACGGTGGCGCTGCCGGCGGAGGCCCCGTGAGGGCGCGCCAGCGCGGCGCGGCCCTGGTCTGCGCGCTGGTGATCATGCTGGTGACGATGCTGCTCGGCGTCTCGATCTGCAATGCGGTGTTCGCCTCGATCGCCTCGGCAGGCGCGGAGCGCGAGCGCAGCCTTGCCCTCGAGGCGGCCGAGGCGGGCCTGCGTGATGCCGAGCGCGATATCGCCGCCAGCGCGGTGGGGGTCGATCCTGCCCGCGCTGCCCGGTTCACGGCTGCAGGGGCCGGGGGCTTTGTCGACGCTTGCGGGCGCGGCGGCACCGCGCGCGGCCTGTGCAGCGCGACCTCGCCGCCGGCCTGGCAGGCGCTCGACCTGGCGGAGGTCGGCCATCCGGCCCTGGTGCCTTACGGATACTTTACCGGCGCCGCTTTCGGCGTCGGCAAGGGCCTGCTGCCGGCGCATCCGCCCGCCTACCTGATCGAAAAGATCGCACCGCCGGGCGCAGGGGAGTCGCTCGGCAGCTTCTACCGGGTCACCGCGATCGGCTTCGGCAGCATCGAAACGAGTCGGGTCGTGCTGCAGTCCGTGTACCGCAAGCCGAAGCCGGCGCCGCCCGATCCGCCGGCGCCCGATCCGCCGGCGCCGGGAGCGCAAGCCGCCCCCTCGCCGGCCCAGCTGCCGGCCGGACGGATCGGCTGGCGCGAGATCGCCAACTGGTCGCGGCTGCATGCCGAGGCCGTGAAGTGAAGGACATCCTGAAACGACGAGGAGATGCGAATGCAACGCGGCTTTACCCTGATCGAAATGCTGGTGGTGATGGTCATCCTGGCGATCCTGGCGGCGACGGCCTACCCGAGCTATGCCGGACATGTGGTGCGCACCAGGCGCACCGAGGCGCAGATCGCCCTGATCGAAGCGATTCACCAGCAGGAGCGCTACCGCCTGCAGCACAACAGCTATGCCGAGTTCTCGTCCGAGGATGCCCAGGGCTTTCGCTGGTGGTCGGCGGCCACCGCGGGCGCCAGCGCCTACGAGCTCGACGCCCATGCCTGCACCGGGCAGGACATCGCCGACTGCGTCGTGGTGCGCGCCCGTCCCGGCACGGTCAAGGTGGACAGCCGCTTCCGCGATCCGGACTGCGGCGCCCTGAGCCTCGACAGCTATGGGGTGCACGCGGCCGAGGGATCCGGCCGCTGCTGGCCATGAGCGTCCCGCCTTGCCGGATTCCGCCCCTGCGGCCGCGGCGCGCCGGTTTTTCGCTGGTCGAGCTGCTGATCGTGCTGGCGGTGCTTGGCGTGCTGCTGGCGGCGGGCGGCCACGGATTGGCCGGGCTGGTCCGCACCCAGCAGCTGAAGACCGCCACCGGCGACCTGTTCGCCGCCGTCGGCCTGGCGCGCGCGCAGGCGCTGGCGCGCGGCGACGTCGTCACGCTGCTGCCGAAGGGCGAGGGCGGGGCCGACTGGCGCCGCGGCTGGACCGTGTTCCTCGACCGCGACGGCGACCGCCGGCCGGGCCCGGGCGACACCATCCTGGCCGAGCACGGCCCGCTGGCGCAGGGCATGACGGTCGGCTTTTCCTTCACCGGCCAGGCGCCGCCTTACTATATCGCCTACAATGGCGCCGGGCGCAGCTGCCGCGACAGCAATCCCGCGGCGGCGCGCTACGGCACGCTGTCGCTGTTCCACGGCGGCGGCATCCGCCGTATTAAAATCAATATGCTTGGCCGCGCACGCAGCTGCGACCCGGCGCGCGACGCGAGCTGCGACGGTCCTGCTGTGCCGCCAGCGAATGCGCCGCCATGAACGAACGAAGCGATAATCGATTGTGCTGATACTGAGCGATACCGAAGGCATGGCGCTGGCCCTGGAGTGGGCAGCCAAGGGCATGTACATCACGGCGCCGAACCCGCGCATCGGCTGCGTGATCGTGCGCGACGGCGAAGTGATCGGCGCCGGCCACACCCAGCCGGCCGGGCAGGCGCATGCCGAAATCCAGGCCCTGCGCGATGCCCAGGCGCGCGGCAACGATGTCCACGGCGCCACCGCCTACGTCACGCTGGAACCCTGCAGCCACCATGGCCGCACGCCGCCGTGCTCGAACGCCCTGATCCAGGCTGGCCTGGGCCGCGTGGTGGCGTCGATGACGGACCCGAACCCGCTGGTGGCCGGGCGTGGCCTGGCGCAGCTGGAAGCGGCCGGCATCGCGGTCAGCGCCGGCTTGATGGCCGACCAGGCCTACGAACTGAATATCGGCTTCTTCAATCGCATGCGCTTCGGCAAGCCTTGGGTGCGCCTCAAGACGGCCGCCAGCCTGGACGGCGTCACCGCGCTGGAATCCGGCGAGAGCCAGTGGATTACCGGTCCGGAGGCGCGCGCCGACGGCCATGCGTGGCGCGCCCGCGCGAGCGCGATCCTGACCGGCATCGGCACCGTCAAGGCCGACGATCCGCAGCTGAGCGTTCGCGGCATCGACACCCCGCTGCAGCCGCGCCGCGTGATCGTCGACAGCCGGCTCGAGATCGACCCCGGCGCCCGCATCCTGCAGGGCGAGCCGTGCTGGATCGTCGCGGCCCGGGCCGACGAAGGCAAGGCGGCGCAGCTGCGCGCAGCCGGCCACGAAGTCATCCTGCTGCCGAACGACGCCGGCAAGGTCGACCTGCCGGCCCTGATGCTGGAACTGGGCAAACGCGAGATCAACGAGCTGCACGTCGAGGCGGGCAGCAAGCTGAATGCCTCGCTGGTGCGCGAAGCCTGCGTCGACGAGCTGCTGGTCTACCTGGCGCCCAGCCTGATCGGGCCGGGGCAGGGCATGTTCGCGCTGCCGCCGCTGGACAGGCTGCAGGACAAGTTTGCATTGCGCTTCCATGGCGTGCAGCAGGTCGGCCCCGACTTGCGCATCCTGGCGCGCTTCCATCATCAAGAAAAGGAATAGGGATGTTTACTGGAATCGTCGCTGCCGTGGGCAGCATCAAGTCGGTCACGCCGCTCGAAGGCGGCTCGTTCGCGGGCGTGCGCCTGCAGATCGATGCCGGCGGCCTGCCGATGGCCGACGTCGCGCTGGGCGACTCGATCGCCATCAACGGCGCCTGCATGACCGTGGTCGAGAAGAGCGCCAGCGACTTCGCGGTGGACGTCTCGCGCGAGAGCCTGAACCGCACCGCGGGTCTCGACCAGCCGGGCGAAGTCAACCTGGAAAAGGCGCTGACCCTGGCCGAGCGCCTCGGCGGCCACCTGGTCTCGGGCCACGTCGACGGCCTCGGCGCCGTGCACAGCTTCGAGCCGGTCGGCGAATCCTACAAGCTGGTCATCGACGCGCCCGTGGAGCTGGGCAAATACCTGGCCTACAAAGGCTCGATCGTGGTGAACGGCGTCTCGCTCACCGTCAACAGCGTCGAGGACCTCGAGGCGAATGGCGCGAAAGTCTGCCGCTTCTCGATCAACCTGATCCCGCACACGATCGCCGTCACCACCCTCAAGCACCTGCATGCCGGCGCCAGGGTCAACCTCGAGATCGACCTGATCGCGCGCTACGTCGAGCGCATGCTGACCGCCGCCAAGGCCTGATCGGCGTCTTCCGACATCGGCCGGCGCCTGCGCAACGCGGGCGCGGCCGAACAAATTTCCTCCCTGTCTCAGCCATTTGTCGTAGACTTCCCGCTGGTAAAACGATCAGTAGGTTGGGCATTCGCTCGCCCGTATTTACCGCAGAATAAAATAGATAAAGGGACCAGGATGAAGCAGGTGGAAACCATCGAATTGAAGACCGTCCTCCGTGGCGCCGCCCTCGTGGCGCTGCTGGGCGCCGCCGGACTGAGCTCGGCGGAAGGCATGCGCAGCTACCGCTCGCTGGCGATTTCCGGCAACGGCGAACGCCTCGCCGCGCTCGAGGCGGTGGAGGGCGAATCGAAGCAGGCGCCGCGCGTGGTGGTGCGCGAGACCGCGACCGGCAAGGTGTTGTCGACCTTCGAGCAGTCCGACTGCAGCGGTTGCCGCATCGAGGCGCCGGTCTGGTCGCCGGACGGCAGTGCGATGGCCCTCATCCGCACCGACGCCAAGGCCGGCACCGCCACCGTCAGCGTCTTGCGCGCCGGCAAGCTGCAGCCGGTAACCACCGTCAAGGGCGTGGCGAGCACCGTGCGCTGGTCGCCGGACGGCCGCCAGTTGGCCTTCCTCGCCACCGTCGGCGCCAGGAAGCTGACCGGCGCGGTGGAAGCGGGCGCACGCCAGATCGGCGAGATCGGCGTGGCCGAGCAGGAAGACGAGCAGCGCATCGCCGTGGTTTCAAGCGCGGGCGGCGACTACAAACTGGTATCGCCCGCCGACACCTTCGTCTACGAATACGACTGGACCCCGGACGGCAAGGGCTTCGTCGTCACCAGCGCCAAGGGCAATGGCGACAACAACTGGTGGATCGCCACCCTCGGCCACGTCGAGCTCGCGACCGGCAAGCTGCGCGTGCTGGCGGCGCCGAAGATGCAGATGAACATGCCGCACGTCTCGCCGGACGGCAGGACGATCGCCTTCATCGGTGGCCTGATGAGCGACTTCGGCTCGGTCGGCGGCGACGTCTACACAGTGTCGATCGACGGCGGCACGCCCGTCGACGTGACCCCGAATTTTGCCGGCACCTTCAACGGCATCGCCTGGCGCGGCAAGCAGATCATGGCATCAAGCCTGGCCGGCGCCGATGCCGAAGTGGTGGCGGTCGACCCGCAGGCCCGCAGCAGCCGCGTGCTGTGGAAGGGGCCGGTCACGGCATCCGCCGCGCGCGACGGCCGCTTCGTGTTCAGCGCCGACGGCAAGGTGGCGGCCTCGGTGCACGAGGATTACGAGCACGCGCCGCGCATCGTCGCCGGCCGCCTGCCGGAGCTGCATGCGATTACCCGCGACAACGAATCCTTCGCGCCGGTGGTCTCGGCCCAGAGCGTGAGCTGGACCAATGACGGCTACAAGGTGCAGGGCTGGCTGGTCGGCCCGCGCCAGGTCGACGCCGGCAAAAAATATCCGATGATCGTGCAGGTCCATGGCGGCCCGGCGGCGGCGGCCACCCCGCGCTACGTGTCCGGGGGCGAAGGCGGCAATTCGCTGGTGCGCGACCTGGTCAAGCAGGGCTATTTCGTGTTCATGCCGAATCCGCGCGGCAGCTACGGCCAGGGTACGGCCTTTTCGAGCGCCAACAAGAAGGACTTCGGCGGCGGCGACTGGCGCGACATCCTGGCCGGCGTCGACGCCGCCATCAAGCAGGCGCCGGTCGACGGCGAGCGCCTGGGCCTGATGGGCCACTCCTACGGCGGCTACATGACGATGTGGGGCGTGACCCACAGCCAGCGCTTCAAGGCCGCGGTGGCCGGCGCCGGCATCGCCAACTGGATCAGCTACTACGGCCAGAACGGCATCGACCAGTGGATGGTCCCGTTCTTCGGCGCCACCATGTACGACGACCCGGCCGTGTACCGTGCGGCCTCGCCGATCGAGGCGATCAAGGCGGCGAAGACGCCGACCCTGATCTACGTCGGCGAACGCGACGTCGAGTGCCCGCCGGCGCAGTCGCTGGAGTTCTGGCACGGCCTGAAGGCGATGGGTGTGCCGACCACGCTGGTGATCTACGAAGGGGAGGGGCATGCGTTTCGCAAGCCGGAGCACCAGAAGGACCTGCGCAGCCGGGAGATCGGCTGGTTTAACAAGTACCTGAAGTAAGCAAGGCCAATCAACGTCGTCCCCGCCTGCGCGGGGACGACGAATCTCAGGCTGGCGATTTACTGCGGCGCCTTCTGCGCCACCTGTACCGGCGCCGGCGCCGCCGGCTTCTCCGGATTCAACACCACCTGCACGTAGTTATCCGGCTTCAGGTAGCGCTGCGCCGCCGCCTTCAGGTCCGCCACGCTCAGTTTCTGCACTTCCTTGTCGAAGGTGAGGATGGTGGCCGGGTCGGTGCCCTCGGTCAGGGAGGTCTGCAGCGCCGCCAGCCAGTAGCCGTTTTCCTTCAATGACTTGCGGTAGGTCTGCAGCCAGTTGGTCTTGACCTTGTCGAGGTCGGCCTGGTCCGGGCCCTGGGTACGCATGCGCTCGATCTCGGCGAAGGTCGCGCTGACGACCTTGTCGACGTTTTCCGGCCCGGTCGGCAGGGTCACGCCCACCGTGTAGTGGCTGTAGGGGATGCGCGTCATCGAAGCTTCCATGCCGCCGCCGTAGATCAGTCCCATCTTCTCGCGCAGCAGGTCGATGATGCGGATGTTCATCACCTCGGTCAGGGCCGACAGGCGCAGCTCTTCCAGTTCGTTGACCTCGGCGGCGCCGGTGAAGGTCAGCGAGACCGTGCTCTTGTCTTCGGAGCCGCTGTTCACCTCTTTCTTGACCACGCCTTTCACGGGACGCAGGCCGAGGTCGCGGAAGGCCACCGGGATGTCGGGCGCCGGCAGGCTGGCGAGGTAGGTCGCCAGCAGCGGCTTGATGGCGGCGACGTCGAAGCTGCCGACGAAGATGAAGGTCAGGTCCTTCGCGCTGGAGAAGCGCTGGCGGTAGATGTCGATCGCACGGTCCAGGTCGATGCCGGCGAAGTCCTCGGGACGCGGGGCGCGCGGCGCGCGGGGATTGTCGCCGTACAGGGTCGACACCAGCACGTCGCCGAAGTGGGCGCCCGGCTGGGCGGCGCGGTTGCGCGCCAGTTCGATCTGCTTGCCGATGAACGATTTATACAGATTCTCGTCGCGGCGCACGCCGGCGAACTTCAACCACACCATCTGCAGCATGGTCTCGATATCGGTGGCGCCTGCGGTGCCGGCGACGACGTCGGTGTTGTTGCCCAGGCCGGCGCTGACGGCGGCCGCCTTGCCGGCCAGGATCTTGCGCATGTCGAGCGGCGAAAAATCCTTCAGGCCCATCGCGGCGACGATGATGTCGGCGTAGCGGGCGTTGACCATGTCCTTGGTGTCGAACAGGCTCTGGCCGCCGAAACGCGTGGCGCTCATCAGGACCTGGTCGTTGCGGAAGCTGGTCGGCTTCAGGATCACCTTGACGCCGTTCGACAGCAGCAGGTGCGTGGTGCCGAGGCGCTCGTCGCGGCTCTCGCCGACGATCTTGCCCGGGCTGGGCGGGTGGTCCATCAGCTGCGCCGCCACCGCCTTCTCGTCGTGCGCTTTCACGTCGCGCCGTTCGGCGGCGTCGACCGCGGCCAGCAGCTCGGCGCCGGTCGGAATCGGCGCGTCCTGCTTGGCCGGACCGGTGTAGATCACCAGCTTGCCGGAATCAGCGGGAATGGTGCGGCGCGCATAGGCGTTGATTTCGTCGACGCCGATGCCGGGCAGGAGTTCGCTGACGTAGCGGTATTCGTTCTCGATGCCGGGGATCGATTCGCCTTCCAGGAAGTTGCGGATGTATTCGGCGGCCATGCCGGCCGAGTCGGTCTTGTCGCGTTCGTTCCAGGCGCGTTCGTAGGTGCGCATCACGTTCTTCTTCATGCGCTCCAGTTCGGCGCCGCTGAAGCCGAAGCGGCGCGCGCGTTCGTTTTCCTGCACCAGCGCGTCGATCGCCGGGGTCGCGCCGCCATCGCCCAGCGCGGCCGCCGCGTTATAGGAGCGGTAGCGCGGGGTCAGCCGGCCGAGTGCGCTGCTGGCGCCCATGAAGGGCGGCGAGGGCAGCTGCGACAGTTCCTGCAGGCGCTGGTTCAGCATGCCCGCGAACAGGGCTTCGACCAGCTGTTCGCGGTAGCCGCCGATGGTGGCGCGCTCGCTGAAGGGCAGCACCGGATAGCGGATCAGCACCGAGGCCGGTCCCGCTTCCTTGTCGGTGACCACCAGCGCCTCGGTATCGGTGCGCGCGGGAATCGGCGCGTAGCTGCGCGGACGTTCCGCCGCCGGGTTCTTCAGGCCTGCGAAGTGGCGCTTGACCAGCTGCTCGGCCTGGGCCAGGTCGATGTCGCCGACCGCCACCACCGCCATCAGGTCAGGACGGTACCAGTCGCGGTAGAAGCGGCGCAGCGCGTCAGGCCGGAAATTGCGCAGGATGTCTTCCTTGCCGATCGGGAGGCGCTCGGCGTAGCGCGAGCCGTTGTACATCTTCGGCATCAGCACTTTCTGCATGCGGTTGCCGGCGCCTTTGCCGAGACGGAGTTCCTCGAGCACGATGTCGCGTTCCTTGTCGATGTCGGCATCGTTCAGGGTCAGGCCCTGGGCCCAGTCCTGCAGCACCTGGAAGGCCTTGTCCAGGTCCTGCCTGCGTTCGGCCGGCACCGGCAGCACGTAGACGGTTTCGTCGAAGGAGGTATAGGCGTTCAGGTCGGCGCCGAACTTCACGCCGATCGACTGCAGGTAGGACACCAGTTCGTGCTTCTTGAAATGGGTCGAGCCGTTGAAGGCCATGTGCTCGGTGAAGTGGGCCAGGCCCTGCTGGTCCTCGTCTTCGAGGATGGAGCCGGCCTTCACCACCAGGCGCAGCTCCACCTTGTGTTCGGGCTTGCGGTTCCGCTGGATGTAGTAGGTGAGGCCGTTGGGCAGCTTGCCGACCTTGAGCTGGGGCGCGACCGGCAGCGGCGCATTCAGGTCGAGCGCTGCGGCGTTCGCCAGGGACGGGGCCAGCGGCAGGGTGGCCAGAATGGCGGCGAGCAGGGTGGTGCGGACGAGGCGGACGGTCATGCGAAGGTGCTCCGGTTGAGCAATAAAAATCCATTCTACCGCGCGCTTCAGGCTGCACAGTTGTTGCTAACCGCCATTCTTGCACTGGAACAGTGCGGATCGACGAAGGTGTCGTTGTCATTATGCAACAACCTCATCGGCCTGGCGCCGGCGTAGCGGGCGCGGGACAAGGATTGCCGCCATCCGGCCCGGTGAAACACTGGCAAATCCATTAAAATAACGGGTTTCAGCACAGGACTGCGCATGCCTATCTCCACCACCCAGGAAATCGTCGACGAACTGCGCGCCGGGCGCATGGTCATTCTGGTCGACGAGGAAGACCGCGAGAACGAGGGCGACCTGGTGCTCGCCGCCGAACACGTCACGCCGGAAGCGATCAACTTCATGATCCGCCACGCGCGCGGCCTGGTCTGCCTGACCCTGTCGGAAGAGATCTGCGACCGCCTCGAGCTGCCGATGATGACGACCCGCAACGGTACCTCCTTCGGCACCAACTTCACGGTCTCGATCGAGGCGGCCGAAGGCGTCACCACCGGCATCTCGGCGGCCGACCGCGCCCGCACCATCCAGGTGGCGGTGGCGAAGAACGCGAAGCCGGAAGACCTGGTCCAGCCGGGCCACATCTTCCCGCTGCGCGCGGTGAAGGGCGGGGTCCTGATGCGCGCCGGCCATACCGAAGCGGGCTGCGACCTGACCGAGATGGCGGGCCTGACCCCGGCCTCGGTGATCTGCGAGATCATCAAGGAAGACGGCACCATGGCGCGCCTG
This window of the Massilia sp. WG5 genome carries:
- a CDS encoding type IV pilin protein; amino-acid sequence: MQRGFTLIEMLVVMVILAILAATAYPSYAGHVVRTRRTEAQIALIEAIHQQERYRLQHNSYAEFSSEDAQGFRWWSAATAGASAYELDAHACTGQDIADCVVVRARPGTVKVDSRFRDPDCGALSLDSYGVHAAEGSGRCWP
- the ribD gene encoding bifunctional diaminohydroxyphosphoribosylaminopyrimidine deaminase/5-amino-6-(5-phosphoribosylamino)uracil reductase RibD — encoded protein: MALALEWAAKGMYITAPNPRIGCVIVRDGEVIGAGHTQPAGQAHAEIQALRDAQARGNDVHGATAYVTLEPCSHHGRTPPCSNALIQAGLGRVVASMTDPNPLVAGRGLAQLEAAGIAVSAGLMADQAYELNIGFFNRMRFGKPWVRLKTAASLDGVTALESGESQWITGPEARADGHAWRARASAILTGIGTVKADDPQLSVRGIDTPLQPRRVIVDSRLEIDPGARILQGEPCWIVAARADEGKAAQLRAAGHEVILLPNDAGKVDLPALMLELGKREINELHVEAGSKLNASLVREACVDELLVYLAPSLIGPGQGMFALPPLDRLQDKFALRFHGVQQVGPDLRILARFHHQEKE
- a CDS encoding PilX N-terminal domain-containing pilus assembly protein — its product is MRARQRGAALVCALVIMLVTMLLGVSICNAVFASIASAGAERERSLALEAAEAGLRDAERDIAASAVGVDPARAARFTAAGAGGFVDACGRGGTARGLCSATSPPAWQALDLAEVGHPALVPYGYFTGAAFGVGKGLLPAHPPAYLIEKIAPPGAGESLGSFYRVTAIGFGSIETSRVVLQSVYRKPKPAPPDPPAPDPPAPGAQAAPSPAQLPAGRIGWREIANWSRLHAEAVK
- a CDS encoding riboflavin synthase → MFTGIVAAVGSIKSVTPLEGGSFAGVRLQIDAGGLPMADVALGDSIAINGACMTVVEKSASDFAVDVSRESLNRTAGLDQPGEVNLEKALTLAERLGGHLVSGHVDGLGAVHSFEPVGESYKLVIDAPVELGKYLAYKGSIVVNGVSLTVNSVEDLEANGAKVCRFSINLIPHTIAVTTLKHLHAGARVNLEIDLIARYVERMLTAAKA
- a CDS encoding S9 family peptidase; the encoded protein is MKQVETIELKTVLRGAALVALLGAAGLSSAEGMRSYRSLAISGNGERLAALEAVEGESKQAPRVVVRETATGKVLSTFEQSDCSGCRIEAPVWSPDGSAMALIRTDAKAGTATVSVLRAGKLQPVTTVKGVASTVRWSPDGRQLAFLATVGARKLTGAVEAGARQIGEIGVAEQEDEQRIAVVSSAGGDYKLVSPADTFVYEYDWTPDGKGFVVTSAKGNGDNNWWIATLGHVELATGKLRVLAAPKMQMNMPHVSPDGRTIAFIGGLMSDFGSVGGDVYTVSIDGGTPVDVTPNFAGTFNGIAWRGKQIMASSLAGADAEVVAVDPQARSSRVLWKGPVTASAARDGRFVFSADGKVAASVHEDYEHAPRIVAGRLPELHAITRDNESFAPVVSAQSVSWTNDGYKVQGWLVGPRQVDAGKKYPMIVQVHGGPAAAATPRYVSGGEGGNSLVRDLVKQGYFVFMPNPRGSYGQGTAFSSANKKDFGGGDWRDILAGVDAAIKQAPVDGERLGLMGHSYGGYMTMWGVTHSQRFKAAVAGAGIANWISYYGQNGIDQWMVPFFGATMYDDPAVYRAASPIEAIKAAKTPTLIYVGERDVECPPAQSLEFWHGLKAMGVPTTLVIYEGEGHAFRKPEHQKDLRSREIGWFNKYLK
- a CDS encoding GspH/FimT family pseudopilin → MSVPPCRIPPLRPRRAGFSLVELLIVLAVLGVLLAAGGHGLAGLVRTQQLKTATGDLFAAVGLARAQALARGDVVTLLPKGEGGADWRRGWTVFLDRDGDRRPGPGDTILAEHGPLAQGMTVGFSFTGQAPPYYIAYNGAGRSCRDSNPAAARYGTLSLFHGGGIRRIKINMLGRARSCDPARDASCDGPAVPPANAPP
- a CDS encoding pitrilysin family protein: MTVRLVRTTLLAAILATLPLAPSLANAAALDLNAPLPVAPQLKVGKLPNGLTYYIQRNRKPEHKVELRLVVKAGSILEDEDQQGLAHFTEHMAFNGSTHFKKHELVSYLQSIGVKFGADLNAYTSFDETVYVLPVPAERRQDLDKAFQVLQDWAQGLTLNDADIDKERDIVLEELRLGKGAGNRMQKVLMPKMYNGSRYAERLPIGKEDILRNFRPDALRRFYRDWYRPDLMAVVAVGDIDLAQAEQLVKRHFAGLKNPAAERPRSYAPIPARTDTEALVVTDKEAGPASVLIRYPVLPFSERATIGGYREQLVEALFAGMLNQRLQELSQLPSPPFMGASSALGRLTPRYRSYNAAAALGDGGATPAIDALVQENERARRFGFSGAELERMKKNVMRTYERAWNERDKTDSAGMAAEYIRNFLEGESIPGIENEYRYVSELLPGIGVDEINAYARRTIPADSGKLVIYTGPAKQDAPIPTGAELLAAVDAAERRDVKAHDEKAVAAQLMDHPPSPGKIVGESRDERLGTTHLLLSNGVKVILKPTSFRNDQVLMSATRFGGQSLFDTKDMVNARYADIIVAAMGLKDFSPLDMRKILAGKAAAVSAGLGNNTDVVAGTAGATDIETMLQMVWLKFAGVRRDENLYKSFIGKQIELARNRAAQPGAHFGDVLVSTLYGDNPRAPRAPRPEDFAGIDLDRAIDIYRQRFSSAKDLTFIFVGSFDVAAIKPLLATYLASLPAPDIPVAFRDLGLRPVKGVVKKEVNSGSEDKSTVSLTFTGAAEVNELEELRLSALTEVMNIRIIDLLREKMGLIYGGGMEASMTRIPYSHYTVGVTLPTGPENVDKVVSATFAEIERMRTQGPDQADLDKVKTNWLQTYRKSLKENGYWLAALQTSLTEGTDPATILTFDKEVQKLSVADLKAAAQRYLKPDNYVQVVLNPEKPAAPAPVQVAQKAPQ
- the pilV gene encoding type IV pilus modification protein PilV, with translation MRGRRAHPAVAGFTLPEVLVALFIVALGVAGAAAVQAVAVRVASETAHLSDGMRLAASLAQRMRANPAAMALPDAANPYLQFDAGAGAPVAAADPCYGDADCAPAQLAGFDLAETAALLASRFPRGRMRVCRDAQQTDAAGVLAWTCSDDPGAPVTIKLGWRTRPDDPDAPAVFLTLGAGAP
- the nrdR gene encoding transcriptional regulator NrdR, yielding MKCPFCQHEDTQVLDTRVSEEGDAIRRRRRCAQCDKRFTTYERVELSMPIIVKKNGSRTEFESSKLRGSLMLALRKRPVAAGAIDAAISSIEEKLLTSGRREVDSVYVGELVMQELKRLDKIAYIRFASVYKNFEDLAEFQEAIAEVGPGAKTPSN
- a CDS encoding PilW family protein, translated to MSRPPHLHPRLHPRLRQAGLTLPEMMVAIAIGLAVVLAAVRLLGLANAAYAAQAESAALEEAGREALDIVGRAVRQAAHADPMQLDLSAPPGVLPARLAGLDAHSLGGATAGIAVPLAAVANGSDVLAVRFPGAGAGSGDGSVTDCAGFSVAAGEEGWSIFYVAKNAAGEAELRCKYRGAANWSADAVVAGVDSFQVLYGIDTDTPRDGAANRYVNADAIRALDAALGAGLAPAEFNRRTWWKRVVSVRVGLLLHGARPTRRDSASQEFQLFGALHAAGAAAADQGTVLREDALPDSLRRRERRLFSATVALPAEAP